In Helicobacter ganmani, a single genomic region encodes these proteins:
- a CDS encoding DUF4879 domain-containing protein: protein MRQIKTIKQSKLQLLLYQKWAVCSQQQVGQLQDGCENIQDNQTSTNFNHGGNPFQVVTGVVGYGGRNTDSATFAGNQATMIDCVGIAGSDNVVFGWWEWWDISKPSNSSGEFVYTARSINVGPTMSTSIYIK, encoded by the coding sequence ATGAGGCAAATAAAAACAATAAAGCAGTCAAAGCTGCAGCTCCTCCTGTATCAGAAGTGGGCGGTTTGCTCTCAACAGCAAGTGGGGCAACTTCAAGATGGTTGTGAGAATATTCAGGACAATCAAACAAGCACAAATTTTAATCACGGCGGTAATCCATTTCAAGTTGTAACAGGCGTTGTAGGCTATGGTGGAAGGAATACTGATAGCGCAACTTTTGCAGGAAATCAAGCAACAATGATAGATTGCGTTGGTATTGCTGGAAGCGATAATGTAGTATTTGGTTGGTGGGAATGGTGGGATATTTCCAAGCCTAGCAATTCTAGTGGTGAATTTGTTTATACTGCTCGTTCCATTAATGTTGGTCCCACAATGAGCACAAGTATTTATATTAAGTAA
- a CDS encoding glycosyltransferase family 4 protein, giving the protein MKILITANDITIGGGVERVVCNLANAFDESGFEVEILSFYKNNEKCPYILNPNVQLTFFPNTLDIHTKQPLKRLFNKTIYRLFVAWKMKQMFKDKDIMIYNCYFFPYFKNKNTQYFKIHHQVFKRSWTYKNKLFDSNIILTSKQLALWQSKIKNVQIIPNFLTQIPDTNTNLSQKVILSIGRMSKGDEKRFTSLIEIWRLIQQDKSLQEWKLHIVGEGEGKQELEQLICKQNLQDSIILKPFTKEIEKEYLNASIYTMTSKYEGFGMVLLEASSYGVPCISFDILAGPSDIIEDGKSGFLVADNNLSAYALKLKLLMYDETLRQTFGKRAKEITKEKFSKEKIMQQWNTLFNSK; this is encoded by the coding sequence ATGAAAATTCTCATCACAGCAAATGATATTACAATCGGTGGTGGCGTGGAAAGAGTGGTTTGCAACCTTGCAAATGCCTTTGATGAAAGTGGGTTTGAAGTAGAGATTCTAAGTTTTTATAAAAACAACGAAAAATGCCCTTACATTTTAAATCCGAATGTCCAATTAACATTCTTTCCTAATACCCTTGACATTCACACCAAACAACCCTTAAAAAGGCTGTTTAATAAAACGATTTATCGGCTTTTTGTCGCTTGGAAAATGAAACAAATGTTTAAAGATAAGGACATTATGATTTATAATTGCTATTTTTTCCCTTACTTTAAGAACAAAAATACGCAGTATTTTAAGATTCATCATCAAGTCTTTAAAAGAAGTTGGACATACAAAAACAAGCTTTTTGATTCTAACATTATTTTAACAAGCAAACAACTCGCCCTATGGCAAAGCAAAATAAAAAATGTCCAAATCATACCAAACTTCCTAACGCAAATCCCTGATACAAACACTAATTTATCTCAAAAAGTCATTTTATCCATAGGCAGAATGAGCAAAGGCGATGAAAAACGATTCACAAGTTTAATTGAAATTTGGCGACTAATTCAACAAGATAAAAGCCTTCAAGAATGGAAACTTCATATTGTAGGCGAGGGGGAAGGTAAGCAAGAGCTAGAGCAACTCATCTGTAAGCAAAACCTTCAAGATTCCATAATCCTAAAACCTTTCACAAAAGAAATAGAAAAGGAATATCTAAATGCAAGTATTTACACAATGACAAGCAAATATGAGGGATTTGGTATGGTGCTTTTGGAGGCGAGTTCCTATGGAGTCCCTTGCATTTCCTTTGATATTCTCGCAGGTCCAAGCGACATCATAGAAGATGGCAAAAGTGGCTTTTTGGTTGCGGATAACAATTTGTCAGCCTATGCGCTCAAGTTGAAACTTTTAATGTACGATGAAACCTTGCGTCAAACCTTTGGTAAAAGAGCAAAAGAAATCACAAAAGAAAAATTTTCTAAAGAAAAAATAATGCAGCAATGGAATACCCTCTTTAACTCCAAATAA
- a CDS encoding biotin synthase, which yields MQEIFLCSICNVSSGSCAEDCAYCTQSAKYNAEIDKYKYKPIPQILEEAKRASKNGALGFCLVTSGRTLDSKRTEYIAEAARAIVKEGLHLHLIGCNGIADVESLVELKNAGIASYNHNLETSQNFFPNICTTHSFEERFQTNENARIAGLGLCCGGIFGMGESWQDRMDFLYALQTLNPHTTPINFFIPNPALPLTQEILTQEEALECVKLAREYLPNARLMIAGGRERVFGEEQKTLFECGINAVVLGDYLTTKGNTPKEEVERIKAYGYGIAKSCE from the coding sequence ATGCAAGAGATTTTTTTATGTAGCATTTGCAATGTCTCTAGCGGAAGCTGTGCAGAGGATTGCGCGTATTGTACTCAAAGTGCAAAATATAATGCGGAGATTGACAAGTATAAATACAAGCCGATTCCACAGATTTTGGAGGAAGCAAAGAGGGCAAGCAAAAATGGTGCATTGGGATTCTGTCTTGTTACAAGTGGGCGCACTTTGGATTCTAAGCGAACAGAATATATTGCAGAAGCTGCCCGTGCGATTGTCAAAGAGGGATTGCATTTGCATTTAATTGGTTGCAATGGAATCGCAGATGTGGAATCCTTAGTAGAACTGAAGAATGCGGGAATTGCGAGTTATAATCATAATTTGGAAACAAGTCAAAACTTTTTTCCTAATATTTGCACCACGCATAGCTTTGAGGAGCGATTCCAAACAAATGAAAATGCCAGAATTGCAGGGCTTGGACTATGCTGTGGTGGAATCTTTGGAATGGGGGAGAGTTGGCAGGATAGAATGGACTTTCTCTATGCTTTGCAAACGCTAAATCCGCATACTACGCCTATTAATTTCTTTATCCCAAACCCAGCATTGCCCTTAACTCAAGAGATTCTAACTCAAGAGGAAGCGTTAGAGTGTGTGAAGTTAGCGCGTGAATATTTGCCAAATGCTAGGCTGATGATTGCAGGAGGGCGAGAGCGCGTGTTTGGAGAGGAGCAAAAGACACTCTTTGAATGTGGGATTAATGCGGTGGTGCTAGGGGATTATCTGACGACTAAAGGCAACACACCAAAAGAGGAAGTGGAGCGGATTAAAGCTTATGGATATGGAATTGCAAAAAGCTGTGAGTAA
- a CDS encoding 3'(2'),5'-bisphosphate nucleotidase CysQ family protein, which produces MQELLYQSALSALRAGELVLKYYGLEEFALKSDSSPLTKADLESNALITQELLANSPYKVCSEEAILDYEERKGLEYYWLIDPLDGTKDFLAKNGGWTINIALIHKQRPILGVVYAPAFHQLFIALKGFGSFTFEIASLKSALESQTLNALWLEQNKQKLKGDRILQEAQILACDSMFHSTQQTQEFFQKYNLKVQKYGSSLKVCVLAEGKADIYPRFNGTSEWDTAACDIVLEEAGGEMLDCETKKPLEYNKPSVRNHYFIAFAKSQVGGKIYQDFMRG; this is translated from the coding sequence ATGCAAGAATTACTCTATCAAAGTGCTTTGAGCGCGCTTAGGGCGGGGGAGTTGGTATTAAAATATTATGGTTTGGAGGAGTTTGCGTTAAAGTCGGATTCCTCGCCGCTTACAAAGGCGGATTTGGAATCTAATGCGCTCATTACGCAAGAATTGTTGGCAAATTCTCCTTATAAAGTTTGCTCTGAAGAGGCAATCTTGGATTATGAGGAGCGCAAAGGCTTAGAATATTATTGGCTGATTGACCCGCTTGATGGGACAAAGGATTTTTTGGCAAAAAATGGTGGTTGGACGATTAATATTGCCCTTATTCACAAGCAACGCCCAATTTTAGGCGTTGTGTATGCACCTGCATTTCATCAACTTTTTATTGCTTTAAAAGGCTTTGGAAGTTTTACCTTTGAAATTGCCTCTCTTAAAAGCGCACTAGAATCGCAAACCTTAAATGCTCTGTGGCTAGAACAAAATAAACAAAAACTAAAGGGTGATAGAATCCTGCAAGAAGCGCAAATTCTTGCTTGTGATTCTATGTTTCATAGCACGCAGCAGACGCAAGAGTTTTTCCAAAAATACAATTTAAAAGTGCAAAAATATGGCTCTTCGCTCAAGGTTTGCGTGCTTGCAGAGGGCAAGGCGGATATTTATCCGCGCTTCAATGGCACGAGCGAATGGGATACCGCAGCGTGCGATATTGTGCTAGAGGAAGCGGGCGGGGAGATGTTGGATTGTGAGACAAAAAAGCCTTTAGAATATAACAAACCAAGTGTGCGGAATCATTATTTTATTGCATTTGCAAAGTCGCAAGTCGGAGGGAAAATTTATCAGGATTTTATGAGGGGATAG
- a CDS encoding glycosyltransferase family 8 protein: MFHIVFSADENYIPYTAVLIASIVQNTDTSKGFERLCQSSNMGDNSAIRNLKVESLSKRQEGYIFHILSDSVSEQAREKLKGLEKSLTEIYPCTIQVHIMQEFDFKQFPKCGAAHSNYLPYCRLKMDAFLNREVEKCLYLDSDMLCLFDIRELFALDLSDKIVAAVGDCGTKNRKIKFVQKGQKKLHFFDENYFNSGFLLLNAKEYRKEKIEKKCEELASCCTYITAADQDLLNATIPQDKVLKLPFAYNFQTICFCYAICKDENPNRLNYTRAEFTESFKSPKILHFGEKPWKYLKSYVDSEGRNISALWWDYAAKTPAFGQELLASKEKAQDYLIQAGLGAEALEHYKSLFGIFKIRSLIANPQEDLKVLQSANGIPDEAFGLCLIVGEMIFYARRRKRGALSVLLKIHKVQKAFLKYHHLSRME; encoded by the coding sequence ATGTTTCATATTGTTTTTAGTGCTGATGAAAATTATATTCCATACACTGCGGTTTTGATTGCAAGTATTGTCCAAAACACCGACACTTCAAAGGGTTTTGAAAGACTTTGCCAATCCTCTAATATGGGGGATAATAGCGCAATTAGGAATCTTAAAGTGGAATCCTTGAGCAAGAGGCAAGAGGGTTATATTTTTCATATTTTAAGCGATTCTGTGAGTGAGCAAGCAAGGGAGAAGCTAAAGGGGCTTGAAAAGTCCTTGACTGAAATTTATCCTTGCACAATCCAAGTGCATATTATGCAAGAGTTTGATTTTAAGCAATTTCCCAAGTGTGGTGCGGCACATAGCAATTATTTGCCTTATTGTCGTTTAAAAATGGACGCTTTTTTGAATAGGGAAGTTGAAAAATGCCTTTATCTGGATTCGGATATGCTATGCTTGTTTGATATTAGGGAGTTGTTTGCGCTAGATTTAAGTGATAAGATTGTCGCTGCTGTGGGGGATTGTGGCACGAAAAACCGCAAGATTAAATTTGTGCAAAAAGGGCAAAAAAAACTTCATTTTTTTGACGAAAATTACTTTAATTCCGGATTTTTGCTCCTCAATGCCAAAGAATACAGAAAAGAGAAAATAGAAAAAAAATGCGAGGAGTTAGCCTCTTGCTGCACTTATATTACAGCAGCAGACCAAGATTTACTCAATGCTACGATTCCGCAGGATAAAGTGCTGAAACTCCCTTTTGCCTATAACTTTCAGACGATTTGCTTTTGTTATGCAATTTGCAAAGATGAGAATCCCAATCGCTTAAACTACACAAGGGCGGAATTTACAGAGAGTTTCAAAAGCCCCAAGATTCTACACTTCGGCGAAAAGCCTTGGAAATATCTCAAGTCTTATGTGGATAGTGAGGGCAGAAATATCAGTGCGCTTTGGTGGGATTATGCGGCTAAAACCCCTGCATTTGGGCAAGAATTGCTAGCAAGCAAAGAGAAAGCGCAGGATTATTTGATTCAAGCAGGGCTTGGAGCGGAGGCTTTGGAACACTATAAAAGCCTATTTGGTATTTTTAAAATCCGCTCATTGATAGCCAATCCGCAAGAGGATTTGAAGGTGTTGCAAAGTGCAAATGGAATCCCTGATGAGGCTTTTGGGCTTTGTCTGATTGTGGGGGAGATGATTTTCTATGCAAGGAGGAGAAAACGGGGAGCATTAAGTGTGCTTTTGAAAATCCACAAGGTGCAAAAAGCCTTTTTGAAATATCATCATCTCTCAAGAATGGAGTAG
- the topA gene encoding type I DNA topoisomerase — protein MKSLIIVESPTKARTIKNFLGSKYEVIASKGHIRDLPKHTFGIKIEDQNFIPEYKIDESHKAVVSELKKLAKSAKEIYIATDEDREGEAIGYHIATAIDKDPHKLPRIVFHEITQKAIEDSLKHPRLIDMDKVNAQQARRLLDRIVGYRLSPLIASKIQRGLSAGRVQSSALKIVVDKEKEILNFKPITYYTIESSFVTLDKKVNGIEAELVEFKGKKLDKLSIKTEKEAKGIVESLKKSSFSIQNIETKRRKTATPPPFMTSTLQQSASSLLGFSPSRTMQTAQKLYEGVMTHQGSMGVITYMRTDSLNIAKIAQEEARKLIVKTYGKEYVPTKPKIYATKAKGAQEAHEAIRPTLMDFTPQIAAQYLKGDELKLYTLIYKRFFASQMSDAEFELQNLWIGNDIALLKASGRKLLFDGFYRMLGNEDKDKLLPTLEVGSALRLEKCKDEKRETEPPSRFSEASLIKTLESLGIGRPSTYAPTISLLTSRDYITIEKKQIKPQEVAFKVVELLEQHFNEIVDSKFTANLEEKLDEVAESKQDWQQLLWHFYEPFIQKISEGKTKIQSQKLAIPIGKSCPLCGKELVRRNSRYGEFVGCSGYPKCKYIQKESNLSNEESQSFGICEKCGKEMVKKRGRNGEFLACSGYPECKNTKPLNPSQRSAPQALEGVKCPKCGGNILERNGRYGKFYSCRNHPKCDFVAKFPPINQKCPKCNSLLMRRTFRNKPILECSNPECKERMDDIQST, from the coding sequence TTGAAAAGTTTAATTATTGTAGAATCGCCGACAAAAGCGCGGACGATTAAGAATTTCTTGGGTAGTAAATATGAAGTGATTGCTTCTAAGGGGCATATTCGTGATTTGCCTAAACACACTTTTGGGATTAAGATTGAAGACCAAAATTTTATTCCAGAATATAAAATTGATGAATCGCATAAAGCAGTGGTGAGTGAGCTAAAGAAACTAGCAAAAAGTGCGAAAGAAATCTATATCGCAACCGATGAAGACAGAGAGGGAGAAGCGATTGGCTATCATATCGCCACAGCAATTGATAAAGACCCGCATAAGCTACCTAGAATCGTATTCCACGAAATCACGCAAAAGGCGATTGAGGATTCTTTGAAACACCCGCGCCTTATTGATATGGACAAAGTCAATGCGCAACAAGCAAGGCGACTGCTAGATAGAATCGTAGGCTATCGTTTAAGTCCATTGATTGCTTCTAAGATTCAGCGCGGGTTAAGTGCAGGTAGGGTGCAAAGTAGTGCGCTAAAGATTGTCGTAGATAAAGAAAAAGAGATTCTAAATTTCAAACCCATTACCTATTATACAATTGAAAGTAGTTTTGTTACATTGGATAAAAAAGTCAATGGTATAGAAGCGGAATTGGTAGAGTTTAAGGGAAAAAAGCTAGACAAATTAAGCATTAAAACGGAAAAAGAGGCAAAAGGAATTGTAGAATCTCTTAAAAAATCAAGCTTTAGCATACAAAATATAGAAACCAAGCGACGCAAAACCGCTACCCCACCACCTTTTATGACTTCTACCTTGCAACAAAGTGCAAGCTCACTGCTTGGATTCTCTCCCTCACGCACGATGCAAACTGCGCAAAAACTCTATGAGGGGGTGATGACGCATCAAGGCTCTATGGGCGTGATTACTTATATGAGAACAGATAGTTTAAATATCGCCAAAATTGCGCAAGAGGAGGCGCGCAAGTTGATTGTTAAAACTTATGGTAAGGAATATGTGCCAACCAAACCCAAGATTTATGCAACTAAAGCAAAAGGTGCGCAAGAGGCTCACGAGGCGATTCGCCCAACTTTAATGGATTTCACACCGCAAATTGCTGCACAATATCTTAAAGGAGATGAGTTAAAGCTTTATACGCTTATTTACAAGAGATTCTTTGCTTCTCAAATGAGTGATGCGGAGTTTGAGTTGCAGAATCTTTGGATTGGCAATGACATAGCACTTCTAAAAGCAAGCGGGCGTAAGCTGCTTTTTGATGGTTTTTATCGTATGTTAGGTAATGAGGACAAAGACAAATTATTGCCGACTTTAGAAGTTGGAAGTGCATTGCGATTAGAAAAATGCAAGGACGAAAAGCGCGAGACAGAGCCCCCGTCAAGATTCTCTGAAGCAAGCTTGATTAAAACTTTGGAATCCTTAGGAATAGGGCGCCCAAGCACCTATGCCCCAACGATTTCTTTGCTTACCTCAAGGGATTATATCACGATTGAAAAAAAGCAAATCAAACCTCAAGAAGTGGCTTTTAAAGTAGTGGAGTTATTAGAACAGCATTTTAATGAAATTGTGGATTCCAAATTTACTGCAAATTTAGAGGAAAAACTTGATGAAGTGGCGGAATCCAAGCAAGATTGGCAGCAACTCTTGTGGCATTTCTATGAGCCTTTTATTCAAAAGATTAGCGAGGGTAAAACAAAGATTCAAAGCCAAAAATTAGCAATTCCCATCGGAAAATCCTGTCCGCTTTGTGGTAAGGAGTTGGTGCGTAGAAACAGCCGATATGGTGAGTTTGTGGGGTGTAGTGGGTATCCTAAGTGTAAATATATTCAAAAAGAATCTAATCTTTCTAATGAGGAATCGCAAAGCTTTGGGATTTGTGAAAAATGTGGTAAGGAAATGGTGAAAAAACGCGGTAGAAATGGAGAGTTTCTCGCTTGTAGCGGTTATCCAGAATGTAAAAATACAAAGCCTTTGAATCCAAGTCAAAGGAGCGCACCACAAGCTTTGGAGGGTGTGAAATGTCCAAAATGTGGTGGAAATATTTTGGAGAGAAATGGGAGATATGGGAAATTTTATAGTTGCAGAAATCACCCTAAATGCGACTTTGTCGCTAAATTTCCACCAATAAACCAAAAATGTCCCAAGTGTAATTCCTTGCTTATGCGCAGGACATTTAGAAATAAGCCCATTTTAGAATGCTCCAATCCCGAGTGTAAAGAAAGAATGGACGATATACAATCTACTTAA
- a CDS encoding pyridoxamine 5'-phosphate oxidase family protein gives MTQEILDFLDKNVGFLATKGTCGNPRVRPIQSPLFYQGKLYYCTSKTKGMVKHIQNFSNVELCAFDSKETWIRIRAEIIFEDNAAVKEAMFVKYPLVKEIYTSPTNPDFAVFYFKNPSIKIQNFSGREEVIKD, from the coding sequence ATGACACAAGAAATTTTAGATTTTTTAGATAAAAATGTAGGATTTTTGGCAACCAAAGGCACTTGCGGGAATCCTCGCGTGCGCCCGATTCAATCGCCATTATTTTATCAAGGCAAATTGTATTATTGCACTTCTAAAACCAAAGGAATGGTGAAGCACATACAGAATTTTTCCAATGTAGAACTTTGCGCTTTTGATTCTAAAGAAACTTGGATAAGAATCCGCGCGGAAATTATCTTTGAGGATAATGCGGCAGTCAAAGAAGCAATGTTTGTAAAATATCCTTTGGTAAAAGAAATTTATACAAGTCCGACAAATCCAGATTTCGCTGTTTTTTATTTCAAGAATCCAAGCATTAAAATCCAAAACTTTAGCGGACGCGAAGAAGTCATAAAGGATTAA
- a CDS encoding glycosyltransferase family 2 protein, which yields MKISIIIPLFNTEKFIARALESCIKQTYSNIEIIVVDDKSEDKSIEIVKQFCQTDERIHLIENDSNLGPFVCRNKGAIYANRGGGQILMFLDSDDTLEKNACEEVALSFQEEIDLCIFQFKRQEGERQYQENSWFNRDLSLNLDEFEKLWIDNGGSNLINSLCNKAFRTEIFIQNFEENLKNIQERLLMAEDAIVSVSYLSYVKKVRLLNQSLYIYYVNENSATQEKTNLSKIALYLQNLLFAINFLKHLPQIPLKSHNVFIGIAVCNLKIHYLDLQKSINKGFFCRLGLKIKRKRVKILKSRLLKSPF from the coding sequence TTGAAAATTTCTATTATTATTCCTCTATTCAATACTGAAAAATTCATTGCAAGGGCATTGGAGAGCTGTATAAAGCAAACTTATTCTAACATAGAAATCATTGTTGTAGATGATAAGTCAGAGGATAAAAGCATAGAAATCGTTAAGCAATTTTGTCAAACAGATGAGAGAATACATTTGATAGAAAATGATAGCAATCTAGGTCCCTTTGTGTGTAGGAATAAAGGGGCAATATATGCTAATAGAGGGGGGGGGCAGATTCTAATGTTTTTAGATTCTGATGACACTTTGGAGAAAAATGCTTGCGAAGAAGTTGCTTTGAGCTTTCAAGAGGAGATAGATTTATGTATTTTTCAATTTAAGCGTCAAGAGGGAGAAAGACAATATCAAGAAAACTCTTGGTTTAATCGGGATTTATCTTTAAATCTTGATGAATTTGAGAAATTGTGGATTGATAATGGAGGTAGCAATCTCATTAACTCTCTGTGTAATAAGGCATTTAGAACAGAAATTTTTATCCAAAACTTTGAAGAAAATCTAAAAAATATTCAAGAGAGGCTTTTAATGGCAGAGGACGCAATCGTGAGTGTATCTTATTTATCCTATGTCAAAAAAGTCAGGCTTTTAAACCAGTCCCTTTATATTTATTATGTCAATGAAAATTCAGCAACTCAAGAAAAGACGAATTTATCTAAAATTGCTTTATATTTGCAAAATTTGCTTTTTGCAATAAATTTTTTAAAGCATTTGCCACAGATTCCTTTGAAAAGTCATAATGTATTCATTGGAATAGCAGTTTGCAACCTTAAAATTCATTATTTAGATTTGCAAAAGAGCATAAACAAAGGCTTTTTCTGTCGTTTAGGGCTTAAAATCAAAAGAAAAAGAGTAAAGATTCTTAAAAGCAGATTGCTTAAATCTCCATTTTAA